The DNA segment GAGCAAATGGCAATCGAACCGGCAGAAGCGGAGATTCGTCGGTCGGCCCGCAGCAATAAGGGAGTGCCTCCAATCAGATATGTTGCCGAACCATAGATTTGTCATACGCTATTGTTGATGTGTTGTACTCATGTGCAATTGTTGATATTGTTGACACgatttgatttatttatttcgcatgttatatttatttacGCTATGCTTCGTTGTTGGGCTGGGAGAATGTAATGATTAATGCAACGCCCCGCGCAGTCATCAATCAACGCCCCTTGTAGCTTCGTCGCATATCTCGTAATCACGCCATTTATGTTCTCAGTTCAGTCCCTCAGTTCTTTTCAGTTGCGTGATTACGATTCACCATTTTAAGATTACCAGTTTtccttttatgcttttgtttaactttacctttttgtgttgcagcttagtttagttttttgtcTCTTAAAGCTGTGCAATTAAAGAATACGAATATTTACAACTGTCTGTTCAGTTCAAGGGTTTAATCGGAATTAGCATTaaattagaaggtagatttagatTAGGTTTAGATTACTATGttgtaacatttaagttaggttaaccagaaaatgcaaaacattGTTTCAAACATACGATTTTTTTTCAGTGCAATCATGGTAGCCAAAATGAAAACAGtacaacttgtaattttgcaaaatatttcataaatgattaaagttttatgatttaaaacatattttgtaaCAATATCCAAGTTTAAGTAGGTACACAAAGCAGTAAATAGTATCTTTATCTGTTAGTTACTGTGCTTTACTCATCTACCTTATCAAAATAATGCTTCAACTGATCGCTTGTCAGCTGCCCATGTTTTTTCACACAAGGCTGAGATGAACAGTATAAATTTCTGGCATGGGTTTCTGTTCATCATTATGCTTTGGCTTAAACCTATCTGAACCGGGTgagcgacattactattttaactgtGTGTGGctgacactgcacacaaattttcaatcgttaattactcgaaaactatagcctacgtcgtaaactgatcggacttttacaggttagtagcaaagaCATCTGGCGTCCTGTtacctgtatacatcataattgttaaactaaagaaagtgcatttagtgtatattaagtatttctacaagtgatacatttctagaagtttttcttgttacgtcGCGCCCTTGCTGTGCTTAATTGCCTGGAAATCCAGCTGACCATGAGAAGAAAACACAAGGGAACAGTTAGTCAAGTTAGTTTTGCGTGAATGATTCAACGAAAACGATATGCTTCAATGCGGaaagagagcaaaattataaaaatttgacaatatttcaaaaattacaaaatcatactttataaaacaaacatggacagatagctgaacatttggacatggacagatagctgaaaaAGTCatcaaatttcaagtttctacagcaaacagtgcaactgtacgccacgttttgctgtgactgtgcgCAGGGTCGGGCCACACATAGTGTAGATAAGGTTAAGGCgtttatttatttctaaattttcacttttgatATTAGACTTTCGCTTTTCCATTTTACATCAGCTTCAGTTATGCATAGTAGCTAAGCCTACTTGGCACGGAAATTCTGAGTAAATTTGCTACACAAGCAACAACCTAATACATGGacatttaaagaaaatacctCAAAAAATCCCAAGAAGGCAAACAGAAATACGTTgcattacaaaaatagcaagcCAGCACACTGGCGGTTTGCAAGCGTCTTTAGGTTAGATTAGATCAACAACGCAACTGACCAAATTCCTTGCGGGACGAGATTGAGGTCATACAGTGCTACTCTGTGTGCCATACTATCAATCATCTGTTAGAGTTAGATTCATATAGCTGTACATTATGCACAAACGCATAGCCTAATATAAAGACACTACGTGTTTTCGTGCAATCCAATTATGTTACCATGACGGCGATTCCCCTTAACTGAGCTTACActtctgttttgaaaaatagagaGTCTGTCAGTGGTTTAGAGTTAAGACGCATTTCtcttgaaaatgtttgcttccgTAACGCTAAATTCCAAAAGTTACCGTACTTGGTTTAACAACATTTTGTTATCGAGGGCTTGCTCTCTGGGCTCCCACACAAGGTAAGTCTTGTAgtgaataattataattatgcaATTGGGCATGGGCAACAATActcttttttgctttgttgtcGAATAAATTTGACGTCTTAAATGAGAAGGGAGGCATTTAATCATAACAACGTTATAAACGCTGATAGCCTAAATATTTTCGGGATAACCTAAGgttactttcaaaatttgattaaaaattcaAGTAGCCTACTCCGCATTAAGAATGCATTGCATGCGCGATTTCTTCTTTTGGAAATACAGGCCATGAATGTTTTTTAATAGCTTAATAACCAGAACGATCGGTCCTTTAAGATCAGTCCATGTCAAGCTATTAACACGTAAAACTGGCAGCATGATCTCCTTAATGaagaacaaaatcaaacatCTTTGAATTTCCCTGTAATCTGTCCGATCTGTCATATACTCATGCTGGTATTACAATACAACAAACGTTCTATAAATTatcataaaattgcaaaaatacgATTGAATTAATTCTCAAAAATAAGCAATTGCAGAGTAGTTGAATATTGTGTAAAATGCCAATTATGAATAAGTATTTGCATCAAACACATAAAAACCAAACAttagttttttcaattttgatcAAACTCTGCTTTAcaatataggcctagtttAGACCGGACATGAAGTGATTTCGTATGACACAGCTCCAAAGATTTCAGCTCGATCCATCCTCATATCCACTGAATTATCGACAGGACAGTTCCCGTTTTCAGCTATGTTTGCCATCTCGTGACTTAACAATTTTCGGGGCCAGATAGAAAAAGCATATATGGAACCACTGCAGAAAAAGTAGATAAATAAATAGTGTACACTTTTAGTGTTACAACAACACATTTTGTAACGTCAATATATTTATCAGGGTATAGCCTACCACGTATACCGTAATTGatacaaattttcaataagTTATTAAACCTACTGAAATGACTGAGCCGAATCAAATTTCCCACCGACTGAATCTTGCTCTTGGCCTAAAACCAGAGCTCCCCCGCCTCTCACGTAACCACCATCATATGCGAATGAGTTCGTGTCTTCGCCGTTTTTGAAAACTCCTACTTGGCTGCTTGTTGTGTCGTACCATAGACAAAGATGAGTCTATACAAAACGAAGAAAGAGTCAAGTTGAAAATCAAAAgttcatatttttaaattgtataCCTATGAAGTCTAAagtttttggcaaaaataCCACTGTGGGCTACACAGCAATTACTTACACATCTATACGTATAGGCTATTAGGCAAAGCATTGTAGTAGtatgtaagcattttaaactgaatttataacatttacccaagTGTTTAATGGAACGGCCACGGGAAACGCAGTGTTAGATCCAGCAATATAAATGGACACTTTTCCGTTAACAATGCCAATGATGTATTCATTACTATTTGAACTGATGGCATAACTAGCGAGCGAAACAAATCCAGACGACATGGATCGTGGATTAACCCACATGCAAGTGGTCGCTCCTTTCGCCATTTGTGAAAAGTAGGAGCGGTATCTCACATAATCGTTGATCTGTTGAGCCGCCGGGAAATTAAATTGATAGACTGAGCATCCAAATCCTGTTGATTAAAAGCCTTGCTAAttagtttattaaattttaaagataGTTTCTAGCCAATAAATTAAAGAATTTTCATAGCAGCCTATACCGTCAACCGTATTTCGATTTTAGAAATACAGTTTAGCTTCAGAAAAATTGCATGATGACCCACAAATGAGGGTGTGACATCACACACCTGGTCGTCAATGGAGCAACTTAACCTTATTGATTAGCATTAAGTTTGatgattttttcttgttttactaAAAGTAACGGATAAAATTGGATAtaatcataaataaaaatggagaCCGCTGATGAGTAGCTATTTCAACAGCTTAATAAATTGGAACCCTTGGGCCTTGTGCGAATGATTGCAGCGATCATTTTATGTTCAAGGAAAGTGCATGTCGTTAAACAACAACGCCCATGAAACAACTACCAGGACTTCACTGAATAAAAGCATTGGGATGGTAACCAATATAGCAATTGCTAGTACTCTGAATTGTTTGACAATGATAAACCTTTAGACCATCTCATACAAACCAGAAATAAGCTAAGAAATTCATTAataattatcacaaaaaatcgtttgcaCTGTATTCTAATCATACAGGCAGTAAACAAAACTGCACttctaaaacaaacaataaactgattaattaattatctacCAGAATTAGTTGTTCGGGTGCTTATTGCAGTTAGTAGGAAGATTGAAATAgaacaagcaaaataaaaaaaacacaaatatagCAACTGGTTATATCAATTATcgtagtttatttttatttccatCAATATGCGtagcaaaataacttttagTTGGTCTTTATGTCAGAATGCGGttgtattatttaaaaaatgcattttgaaGGTAAAATAGCTACCATTCCAAGTTATGTATAACAatacaaacaacaatattttagCCATACATCGcgtttatgaaaaaaataccTGTTTTGGAAGGTGTAACAGTGGTGTCTTTTGTTGTGTATGCAGTCTTcattgtagttgtagttgtagctTAAAAAGCAGTTAGGCGGAATGAtaactaaatgataaagtagTACTACAGTAAGCGCCGCTTAACAAACCACCTTTGAGAAATCAAAACCTACTCTAATAAGCGGTTTCTGTATTAAACGATGACAGTTGTTTTCACATCGTAAGTTGCTGTATGAAAGTAAAGTCGTCCAGGTTTCGATACCAGGACGTTTTTATTCTCATTTGCTGGATATTGCTGCTACTACTTAGTGTTCTGGAAAAATGAATTGGTAATATTTGAAGTGTTTGACTTCGCTTTTGGTTGCGTGGTGCACAGCACGATCACGTTTCGACCGTAGGGATCACTCTTTGAGCTAAACGTGTGTTGTCACGTGCAAAGTTGCTCCAAAGCGTTGTGCTTGGTCTAATAAGCAGtgaatttatttgaaagaaattcatCGTTTGTAAGTGTATCAGAAAACTGCTCTAGTAAGCGGTTTGCTCATAAAAAGATGCTCTGTTAAGCTGGCTTTCTTGTCGTAAGCATCAAGTGAATAACAGAAAACTATATTCGCAGAATATAATCACCATACTCACCACTGGATACAATAATTAATGGTATTGTAGTAGGATTAGACATTCTATTCGGTGACTCAGAATCAGCATCAATGTTAACCACAGTAATCTGACAGTCACAACATTgagtaaacaataaatttttgatcAAGTTGAATCTGTACGATGATGTTATACACCTTGACATGCATCACGTCATTCATGTAGGTAATTGTTAAAATCAACTAAAAACACATATATATGTAAATGCCAGTGTACCTCAAAAGATGATGGTGCTAATGAATAAATGCCAAAAACACTGGGAAAATAAGCTACAAATCCATCACTTGTAATTTGAAAGTTCTTGGGAGTAACTTTATATTGAAATGAAGCCTAATAAAACATAACGACCTTGTGTGAATGTCTTATTAATGGTATAGtaatttctaaataaaaatCGAAAGTTTTATGCTAACACttgcattttcatcatctAAATCATAAGCAGATATTTTCAAGGGAATCATTCCGTTTTCATCTTCAGTTACGTATGTCTGTGCTTCAATTAAACTTTCTTGAAGGTATCCTTCCGATGAAGATGAATTCAATTGTGGTTTGTAATCATCTTCAACATTTACATCAACCTGAATAACATACTCCAAGTAACAGAACTCTACGAAGTAGatttattgcaataattaatGTGAGCGAACTATTGAGCAATTTTACTGGAAAAGGCCCATGTATAGAATTAAGATCAatgaacaacaaaaatatcatcTAAAAAGTAATCGTCAAATGTCCCACATAAACTTACCCTCAAAAGAGCAAACGACTCCTTGCCAGTGCTTTCTGTGGCACCGATGCCTAATGTATATACCGTTTTAGAGGTTACTGCTTTTTCAACTGTAACAACTCCAGTATTCTTGTTAATAGAGAAATGGTCCATATAGTTAACAGGAATGCTGCCTgttataaaacatttccaaaaacATGAACATGATCAAAGAGAActataaccaataaaatgcataacaacataaataaaaagtgaCATTTAAAAATAGTTAGCTTGAACATTTAGGTTTATAGAAAAATTAGATTTCATGGGGTTGAGTTTATACAGGAAATCTACTCTCTACATTCTACAATACTCAAACTccagaaaagcaaaattgaaattgactTACTATCTGTAAAAGCATATGTAATAGCTGCATCAATTCCAGGGTCCAAATCCACAGCAACAATATTTTCGGGTATtatatttaggtcctaaaaatttattacaattttattgcattgatTATAATGCAAGCAAATGAAAACATtgatacaaaaattaatttgtgaCCGAAAGTTATCTTACCCCTGTATAAGTAGTGCTTATATGGCTGAAGTATATCAAAAAGCAGTCATTCTCAGATGCACACGGTTGAAACTGAGGAGGATGATCATCAACATCCAAAATATTAATCAATACCACAGTGCTGCTATTTCTTATTCTTTCCCCATATGGATTATTATCATCAGTTGTAGCAAAGCTGCATATTTATGAACATATACCATAAGCTAAAAATTCCAAGATTGTTgcaaactaaaataaaaagttttcatgtGCATTGACTGAATGTGTACATATGAATGAAAAGCTTTTTTACACTGTGATATCATAAGTTGATGGTGGAAAACTTAAAGCTTCATTAAGAGTTATTAAGCCTGTGGACGAATCAACGTTGAACGATGGTGTTTTGCAAGAGTCACAACTTATGCTATATGTTGGGCGTAATCCATCTGGATCTGTTGCTGAAACTGTTAGAATTTTTGTCCCAAGTAGGGAGGCCTGTTGTTAAACATAAGAAAACTTGTTACAAAGTTACAATTTCTTACCAAATCATTATTGTTTCTAAAAACATAGTGTTAAGTGAAAATTTATTGTCACAATTAttgtaaagaatattttaaagaaaattactTCACTTATCTCCGCAGAATAGCTTGCAGAGTTGAATACAGGATCGTTAAGATTAACGTTCTTTATTTCAACGTAGATTGGAAAACTCTATAAATATAAACCCAAGTGTTCCTAtggtaaatttatttatttttagatgATTGCAATGAAActaatttcataaaaagtaTCATCATCCAGTATTAATTGTTGTTGCTGTATTATATGGATGCTATTATCAATatgtaatatttgttttaaaaagacAATATAACTTTTCTTAGAAAATCATTTCGAAAAGTAATAGAAAATAAATAGTTTATAACTTAACCTTATAACACAACGCACCCGAGGACTGCTTGAACTGATGACAGTACAAGTAACTTGACCAGTTAGAACTGAACCACTGCTGGCATCACTTCTTGTTATATCAACACCTGACTTTACTACAACATTAACATCTGATAGTTCCAACAATGAACTCAGCGTTGAATCAAGTGCAAGGTCAACTTCAGTTCCAACCACTCCCACACCATCAAGAGATAAAACTTGTGTTCCACTTGGTGCATATTCATAAACTTCACCTGCTGGATTGTTTGGAACACACTGACCTAAAGTAAAATGTGtcaagatttaaaaaatttcacaattaTATAAAATGTGTATAATATTTGGAAAGATTGTAGTTTATCAAACATAGAGAGGCAgtcattaaaactttttttttaattcacattttaCTGGTTTagtgttttctttttattaaatattatagCTCATAAAAGACATACCTGATGATCTGCTgatgtgaaataaaattacagtTAGGACCCAGGCTTTACTAAAAGTCATGTTATACGCTGTTCTAGCATACCAAGGTACATGAATGTTTTGATAGTGATTATGTTtcatattttatcaaataaaacaGCTCAATTATAAATATCGAAGAGGATTACAATGCGAATAATGTTTTGTAGCATTGACCACAATGACTgcataacaaatattttttactattATTTTGGTTCCTATGTTTATTCCACGTGTTCTATTGTTAGATAGTTTGGAACGTATCACTGATATGCACCTGAACATACCAGCTGACATAATTTCGACAAGTTTTTATagtttctaaattttaaatttataaaatgttcCATGTGATTGTATTTCAACTAAATATGCagttattaaaattgtttaagtattaaaacaattttggtaTTAAAAGTATTCTGTTATCATCCACTGGTATAACTCAAGGACATATCCACTGACATAATACGCAAAGAGTTGAGACACTGAACGTTCCAAAATCCATCTCAAATGTTGTTgaagtttattaaaatacaTGATCTTTCTAGAAATTATATTTCATCTTTTATAATCAGCGCACttagttttacaaaattcattTCAATAGCAATTCTAATATCTTCGATTACTGTTCTACAATTGCCAAACTAACAACAGAATCACTCCTCATTAAGTCAAAATTCCCGAGCTGTGTCTACCTAGAACGGAAGATATAAATTACGGTAACGATTTTTATACCTGTATCACTTAATACTTAACACTATCACTATCACATCACTATCACATCACTAACACTATCACTAACACTATTAACACTATCACTATCACTATCACTACTTAACACTGTATCACTATCACCTAACACTTAACCTCAGTCAAGTAAAACATCAACCGCTACAGCTTGGTTTAATTTACATCTCACTGTGACCGAATACCTTATTCCTAGAAATCAAAAGAatcaaacaacatttttactTAGCAATGtctaaagcaaataaaaaaagagcacaatgGCCAAAACCATTAAGCATTTCTATAGCTATACATGATAATAATCTGCTATACAGACAAAACTATGTCAATACATTATCTTATGTTTGCACAAAGCAAacagaaaatacaaatttttgcaaatctgCAGCATACCAGGATAACTTGGAATTCTACTTTATGTtgaaaaaatagttttgtatttataaTTTCAAGGTTCTAACCAATTAGAAATCAGTAAACTATCAAAAATCATTATGGTGTGACAACACAGTAAGTTTCATTTTCAGAGACATCATAGAATTGTTTAAGATCAAAAGCAGTGACCTTTGCATTCAGTGGATTACCTTCATCATCATTTGTTTCATCAGCATCAAAAGTCCAGTTGGTTGAACTTACGATACTTACTTAAACAATACCCACAGGTGTGTCTACGTATAAAATATAAGCTAAAATGACcataaataaagcaaacattttaagtAAAGCTAAAGGATAAACTTATGCGCttgtttaagttgtgcaaGATGAAAAATGATTGT comes from the Clavelina lepadiformis chromosome 5, kaClaLepa1.1, whole genome shotgun sequence genome and includes:
- the LOC143460552 gene encoding uncharacterized protein LOC143460552 isoform X2; the protein is MAHRMVTLLCFFTLGVAVTKGQCVPNNPAGEVYEYAPSGTQVLSLDGVGVVGTEVDLALDSTLSSLLELSDVNVVVKSGVDITRSDASSGSVLTGQVTCTVISSSSPRSFPIYVEIKNVNLNDPVFNSASYSAEISEASLLGTKILTVSATDPDGLRPTYSISCDSCKTPSFNVDSSTGLITLNEALSFPPSTYDITVFATTDDNNPYGERIRNSSTVVLINILDVDDHPPQFQPCASENDCFLIYFSHISTTYTGDLNIIPENIVAVDLDPGIDAAITYAFTDSSIPVNYMDHFSINKNTGVVTVEKAVTSKTVYTLGIGATESTGKESFALLRVDVNVEDDYKPQLNSSSSEGYLQESLIEAQTYVTEDENGMIPLKISAYDLDDENASFQYKVTPKNFQITSDGFVAYFPSVFGIYSLAPSSFEITVVNIDADSESPNRMSNPTTIPLIIVSSATTTTTMKTAYTTKDTTVTPSKTGFGCSVYQFNFPAAQQINDYVRYRSYFSQMAKGATTCMWVNPRSMSSGFVSLASYAISSNSNEYIIGIVNGKVSIYIAGSNTAFPVAVPLNTWTHLCLWYDTTSSQVGVFKNGEDTNSFAYDGGYVRGGGALVLGQEQDSVGGKFDSAQSFHGSIYAFSIWPRKLLSHEMANIAENGNCPVDNSVDMRMDRAEIFGAVSYEITSCPV
- the LOC143460552 gene encoding uncharacterized protein LOC143460552 isoform X1, with product MKHNHYQNIHVPWYARTAYNMTFSKAWVLTVILFHISRSSGQCVPNNPAGEVYEYAPSGTQVLSLDGVGVVGTEVDLALDSTLSSLLELSDVNVVVKSGVDITRSDASSGSVLTGQVTCTVISSSSPRSFPIYVEIKNVNLNDPVFNSASYSAEISEASLLGTKILTVSATDPDGLRPTYSISCDSCKTPSFNVDSSTGLITLNEALSFPPSTYDITVFATTDDNNPYGERIRNSSTVVLINILDVDDHPPQFQPCASENDCFLIYFSHISTTYTGDLNIIPENIVAVDLDPGIDAAITYAFTDSSIPVNYMDHFSINKNTGVVTVEKAVTSKTVYTLGIGATESTGKESFALLRVDVNVEDDYKPQLNSSSSEGYLQESLIEAQTYVTEDENGMIPLKISAYDLDDENASFQYKVTPKNFQITSDGFVAYFPSVFGIYSLAPSSFEITVVNIDADSESPNRMSNPTTIPLIIVSSATTTTTMKTAYTTKDTTVTPSKTGFGCSVYQFNFPAAQQINDYVRYRSYFSQMAKGATTCMWVNPRSMSSGFVSLASYAISSNSNEYIIGIVNGKVSIYIAGSNTAFPVAVPLNTWTHLCLWYDTTSSQVGVFKNGEDTNSFAYDGGYVRGGGALVLGQEQDSVGGKFDSAQSFHGSIYAFSIWPRKLLSHEMANIAENGNCPVDNSVDMRMDRAEIFGAVSYEITSCPV